A single region of the Brassica rapa cultivar Chiifu-401-42 chromosome A03, CAAS_Brap_v3.01, whole genome shotgun sequence genome encodes:
- the LOC103856489 gene encoding outer envelope protein 61, protein MFNGMMDPEMIRLAQDQMSRMTPADFARIQQQMMSNPDLMKMATESMNSMRPEDLRQAAEQLKHTRPEDMAQIGEKMANASPEEIAAMRVQADAQFTYQINAAQMLKKQGNELHSRGNFSGAAEKYLRAKNNLKDIPSSKGGALLLACSLNLMSCYLKTNQHEECIKEGSEVLAYDATNVKALYRRGQAYRDLGQFEDAISDLSKAHEVSPEDETIADVLRDAKERLAVEGPGKASSRGVVIEEITGEGTGESKRPSKEVTGEGNTSGHARGVKTDVDGLQALRDDPEAIRTFQNFITKTDPETLASLSGGKAGDMSPDMFKTASSMIGKMSPEEIQKMVQTASSFKGDNPFASSTSPSGGNGFAPTPDMLKLASDMMSKMSTEERERMFNMASSLKANAPVSKSYSDTEATEPRESSFVGESSSSAPRSGLDPSVASAPPADLQEQMRNQMKDPAMRQMFTSMIKNMNPEMMASMSEQFGMKLSQEDAAKAQEAMASLTPEALEKMMRWADRAQTGIEKAKKAKKWLLGKGGLILAICMLVLAVILHRLGYIGR, encoded by the exons atgtTTAACGGGATGATGGATCCGGAGATGATCCGGCTTGCTCAAGACCAGATGAGCCGCATGACTCCTGCTGATTTCGCTAGAATCCAACAACAG ATGATGTCGAATCCAGATTTGATGAAAATGGCAACTGAGAGTATGAACAGCATGAGGCCTGAAGATTTGAGACAAGCTGCTGAACAGCTCAAGCATACTCGCCCTGAGGATATGGCTCAGATCGGCGAGAAGATGGCTAATGCCTCCCCTGAAGAGATTGCAGCTATGCGTGTTCAGGCTGATGCTCAGTTTACTTATCAAATCAACGCAGCTCAGATGCTTAAAAAACAG GGTAATGAGCTTCATAGCCGAGGAAACTTCAGTGGTGCTGCGGAGAAATATTTGCGT GCAAAGAACAATCTGAAGGACATTCCATCTTCTAAAGGCGGAGCACTTTTGTTGGCTTGTTCTCTCAATCTGATGTCATGTTATTTGAAGACGAATCAGCATGAAGAGTGCATAAAGGAAGGTTCCGAG GTTTTGGCGTATGATGCAACAAACGTCAAAGCCCTATACAGGAGGGGACAAGCTTACAGAGATCTGGGACAGTTTGAA GATGCCATCTCCGATCTAAGTAAGGCTCATGAAGTTTCCCCTGAAGATGAGACTATTGCCGATGTGCTAag AGATGCTAAGGAAAGATTGGCTGTTGAGGGCCCTGGCAAGGCATCATCAAGAG GTGTGGTGATCGAAGAAATAACTGGAGAAGGTACTGGAGAAAGTAAAAGACCGTCTAAAGAGGTTACTGGAGAAGGCAACACTAGTGGTCATGCTCGGGGCGTAAAGACCGATGTCGATGGATTACAGGCTCTCAGAGATGACCCGGAAGCAATCAG AACGTTCCAGAACTTTATTACAAAAACCGATCCCGAAACGCTTGCTTCTTTGAGCGGAGGCAAAGCTGGAGACATGTCACCAGACATGTTCAAAACTGCCTCTAGCATGATAGGTAAAATGTCCCCGGAAGAGATTCAAAAAATGGTCCAGACAGCCTCCTCGTTTAAAGGCGACAACCCTTTCGCCTCTTCGACTTCGCCATCCGGAGGAAACGGGTTTGCACCAACACCAGACATGCTTAAACTCGCGTCTGATATGATGAGTAAGATGTCAACGGAAGAGCGTGAGAGGATGTTTAACATGGCATCGTCTTTGAAAGCAAACGCTCCAGTTTCAAAATCGTACAGTGACACAGAAGCAACTGAGCCACGGGAAAGTAGTTTTGTAGGTGAGTCTAGTTCTTCGGCTCCAAGAAGCGGTTTGGATCCAAGCGTCGCTTCTGCTCCGCCTGCTGACTTGCAAGAACAGATGAGAAACCAAATGAAAGATCCAGCCATGCGACAG aTGTTCACGTCTATGATTAAGAACATGAATCCGGAGATGATGGCAAGCATGAGCGAGCAATTCGGGATGAAGCTTTCTCAAGAAGATGCTGCAAAAGCTCAGGAAGCCATGGCTTCTCTTACTCCTGAAGCCTTGGAGAAAATG ATGAGATGGGCGGACCGGGCTCAAACCGGGATAGAGAAAGCGAAGAAAGCAAAGAAGTGGTTGCTAGGGAAAGGCGGGTTGATCTTGGCAATATGCATGCTCGTTTTAGCAGTGATCCTTCATCGTCTCGGCTACATTGGAAGATAA
- the LOC103856490 gene encoding F-box protein At1g30790 isoform X1: MEDSQPCLVHAGNSTTTTIPFDLIIEILSLLPAKSLFRFQSVSKQWFSTIRSKFFVDLFQTRSKSRPRLLLSLYLRDAEEQFIFSAPEHTYDDDKSSSTSVMARYDMSISAPGYNVLYGAVNGFVCFKKFSCNTIAVYNPTTRQIVKLPDFTPNGRYMHARLGYDPVEDQYKVLCVKMFDHKRQQQEHFVCTVSSSQKQEWRKIENLTGDTYGYVCGETCIDGVLYYGAEHSRIVRFDVRSEKIEFIKIPKLESYISHTYMSIFINYKGKLAGVDYSLTKKLMTLRVLEDAEKQEWSSMKCVLPSKWEDLRETHLMCRGVIHTGELMVDSGLLDSSKPFYVCYYDFNKKIIRKVEILGMKDGDFRHIHGTKYWIWMLCFPGHIENIRFL, from the coding sequence ATGGAAGATTCACAACCGTGTCTCGTTCACGCAGGAAACAGCACAACAACAACCATTCCTTTTGATCTGATCATCGAGATACTCTCTCTACTTCCTGCGAAATCGCTCTTTCGATTCCAATCCGTGTCAAAACAATGGTTCTCTACCATCCGCAGCAAATTTTTTGTAGACTTGTTCCAGACTAGGTCAAAGAGTCGGCCTCGTCTCCTTCTCTCGCTCTATCTCAGAGATGCTGAGGAGCAGTTCATCTTTTCGGCTCCTGAACACACATACGATGATGATAAATCCTCCTCCACCAGTGTCATGGCAAGATACGATATGTCGATCTCGGCTCCAGGCTACAACGTGCTATATGGTGCGGTCAACGGTTTTGTCTGCTTCAAAAAATTTAGCTGTAATACCATCGCCGTTTATAATCCCACCACTAGACAAATTGTGAAACTGCCAGACTTTACACCCAACGGAAGATACATGCACGCACGTCTTGGGTACGATCCAGTCGAAGATCAGTACAAGGTGTTATGTGTGAAGATGTTTGACCATAAAAGGCAACAACAGGAGCATTTCGTTTGCACTGTGAGTTCATCTCAGAAACAAGAGTGGAGAAAGATCGAGAACCTGACCGGAGATACTTACGGCTATGTCTGCGGAGAGACATGCATTGATGGCGTTCTATACTATGGAGCTGAACATTCAAGAATAGTTAGGTTCGATGTTAGATCTGAGAAGATTGAGTTTATAAAAATCCCCAAGCTGGAGTCATATATATCTCACACATACATGtccatatttataaattacaaggGGAAATTGGCCGGTGTAGATtattctttaacaaaaaaattgatgACATTGCGGGTTCTTGAAGATGCTGAGAAACAGGAATGGTCGAGCATGAAGTGTGTCTTACCTTCTAAGTGGGAAGATTTACGTGAGACTCACTTAATGTGTCGAGGAGTGATCCATACGGGCGAGCTTATGGTGGACAGTGGATTGTTAGACTCATCTAAGCCTTTTTATGTTTGttattatgattttaataaaaagattatAAGAAAAGTAGAGATCCTAGGAATGAAGGATGGTGATTTCCGACATATCCATGGGACTAAATATTGGATTTGGATGTTATGTTTTCCAGGTCACATTGAGAATATTAGGTTCTTGTAa
- the LOC103856488 gene encoding uncharacterized protein LOC103856488: MTTTTTTADNNGGKTQTQTHKKQVRRRLHTSRPYQERLLNMAEARREIVTALKQHRASMRQAAKIPPPPPPHIPFSSPPPPDPFSWSSSHLNFLLPNKPLGLNLNLHDFNDFIQTSTTSSSSSSNSPSSSSVMFPTTYPQFYSSPSPPLPTFAATTESVPHQPPKQLMESDNNVVTSAWWSELMMKSVEEDVFPKLSDVMEFPSWLNTTDEEELFHPYNLTHYSSPHNPPLSCVEFGEIESMDGDDWLA; encoded by the exons ATGACTACGACCACCACAACCGCGGATAACAACGGCGGCAAAACGCAAACGCAGACGCACAAGAAACAAGTGAGAAGACGACTCCACACGAGCCGTCCTTACCAAGAGCGTCTCCTTAACATGGCCGAAGCTCGTCGAGAAATCGTCACCGCCTTAAAACAACACCGCGCTTCCATGAGACAAGCCGCCAAGATTCCACCGCCTCCACCGCCGCATATTCCTTTTTCTTCACCGCCGCCTCCGGATCCATTTTCTTGGTCGAGTTCTCATCTCAACTTCCTCCTCCCTAATAAACCATTAGGGCTGAACCTCAACTTACACGACTTCAACGACTTCATCCAAACCTCTACgacatcatcatcttcatcgtcAAATTCTCCTTCATCATCCTCAGTAATGTTTCCGACCACGTATCCTCAATTCTACTCCTCCCCTTCCCCTCCCCTTCCCACCTTCGCCGCTACAACAGAATCGGTTCCTCACCAGCCGCCAAAGCAGCTGATGGAATCGGATAACAACGTGGTGACGTCAGCTTGGTGGTCAGAGCTCATGATGAAGTCGGTGGAAGAAGACGTGTTCCCGAAGTTAAGTGACGTGATGGAGTTTCCTTCGTGGTTAAATACAACGGATGAAGAAGAATTGTTTCATCCTTACAATCTCACCCATTACTCATCCCCTCATAATCCTCCATTGTCCtg TGTGGAGTTTGGAGAGATTGAGAGCATGGATGGAGACGACTGGCTTGCTTGA
- the LOC103856490 gene encoding E3 ubiquitin-protein ligase RHF2A isoform X2, protein MEGVDDTTSSEGHLISAAAFVQGGIQDACDDACSICLEAFCESEPSTLTSCKHEYHLQCILEWCQRSSQCPMCWQSVSLKDPTSQELLEAVVQERNFRSNPPRNATVFLRSAFGDFELQHLPPNVDNLDLEERILQHFAAMGRARHGARREGHRSRSSSQGGHPQYVVYSQHPNASPPPPHPMPSSPSQRDESDTVTNLPHNTTIGEGSLQSNTVTNLSPSASDSNSRSLNQSSPSDQDRAGPSELQSFSESLKSRLNAVSIRYKESISKNTRSWKDRFFSRNTSMAELGSEVKREVSAGIATVSRMMERLETRENSSTASVSSENQHTPGESNNEHNRRSEAGDEHSLNERGVKGTCAAGSGSS, encoded by the exons ATGgag GGAGTTGATGATACGACGTCGTCTGAGGGGCATCTGATATCGGCAGCAGCTTTTGTGCAAGGGGGAATCCAAGATGCTTGTGATGATGCTTGTAGCATCTGTCTTGAAGCCTTCTGCGAATCCGAACCATCGACT TTGACTAGTTGCAAGCATGAGTATCATCTCCAATGCATTCTTGAGTG GTGTCAAAGGAGTTCACAGTGCCCAATGTGTTGGCAATCAGTTAGTCTCAAAGACCCCACTAG TCAGGAGCTGCTTGAGGCTGTTGTACAGGAGAGGAACTTCCGCTCCAATCCACCTAGAAATGCCACCGTTTTTCTTCGTTCAGCTTTCGGCGATTTTGAGTTACAACAT CTCCCGCCGAATGTGGATAACTTGGATCTTGAAGAGCGGATCTTACAGCACTTTGCTGCTATGGGACGAGCAAGACATGGGGCGAGAAGGGAAGGACACAGAAGCAGGTCATCCTCTCAAGGTGGTCATCCACAATATGTGGTGTACTCTCAGCATCCTAatgcttctcctcctcctcctcatccaATGCCTTCCTCTCCATCTCAGAGAGATGAGAGTGACACTGTCACAAACCTTCCTCACAATACTACTATAGGGGAGGGTTCTCTTCAGTCAAACACAGTCACAAACCTTTCTCCTTCGGCATCTGATTCAAACAGCAG GTCTCTTAATCAATCTTCCCCAAGTGATCAAGATAGAGCTGGACCATCTGAACTCCAATCGTTTTCAGAATCTTTAAAGTCTAGACTAAACGCTGTCTCAATTAG ATACAAAGAGTCTATATCAAAGAACACAAGGAGCTGGAAAGATAGATTCTTCTCTCGCAACACGTCCATGGCAGAACTTGGCTCTGAGGTTAAAAGAGAAGTCAGTGCCGGAATCGCCACTGTGTCCCGCATGATGGAACGTCTAGAAACGAGAGAAAACAGTAGCACTGCATCTGTATCATCAGAAAATCAACACACTCCTGGTGAATCAAACAATGAGCATAATAGAAGATCTGAAGCGGGTGATGAACATTCTTTGAATGAAAGAGGTGTTAAAGGAACATGTGCGGCTGGTTCGGGTTCTAGCTAA